The stretch of DNA CCGTCCGGTTCAAAAGTTTGCGACCACCCGATGGAAACGTTTCGATCCGGTCATCGCGTGACCGAACGGCGGAACAATCATATCGATGTAGTATGTATATAAAGCCATGTCTGCTCGGTGTCCCCGGTGCGAGACGGCGATGCACCGCCGTCACTGCAAGTACGTCTGTCCGAACCACGGGGTCGTCTTCGACTGCAGCGATACGTTTTGGTGACATGACGGTACACGATACAGTTACGACTATCACTGGCCGGTCGGCAGGGGAACGGTCCCGACACGCGGGAAGACGGGAGGGCCCACGATGGTGAGCGACGACGGCGTCGCCCGCGGCAAGGAGATCCAGCGCCGCACCGGAAAGACGTTCCATCTCGCCACCCGGCTGTTGCCCGCCCGCGTCCGCGAGGCGACGTACGTTCTCTACGCCTTCTTCCGGGTGGCCGACGAAGTCGTCGACGACGCCGAGGGCGTGCCCCCCGCCGAACAGCGTGCGGAACTCGAACGGCTCCGCGCGGCGGCGCTCGGTGAGGAGCCGCCCGACGACCCCGTGCTCGCCGCGTTCTCGGATCTCCGGGAGACGTACGACATCCCCGACGCGGACGTGAACACGTTCGTCGACGCGATGTTGACCGACGTAACCAAGAGTCGCTACGAGACGTTCGCGGAGCTGCGGGCGTATATGGACGGCTCTGCGGCCGCGGTCGGTCGGATGATGACCGCAGTGATGGACCCCGACGAGCCGGAGCGTGCGCTCCCGCACGCGACGGCGCTCGGCGAGGCGTTCCAACTCTCGAACTTCCTGCGGGACGTTCGCGAGGACATCGTCGAACGTGACCGCATCTACCTTCCGCAGGAGACCCTCGACGAGCACGGCGTCACCGAGGCGTCGCTTCGGGAGTTCGAGACGACCGACGCGTTCCGCGAGGCGATGGAACGCGAACTCCGGCGGACGGAAGCGCTCTACCGCGACGGCGTCGCCGGCATCGAACATCTTCCGACCGACTGCCAGTTCCCGGTGCTCGTCGCCGCCGTACTCTACGCCGACCACCACCGGTTGATCCGTGAGCGCGGCTACGACGTGCTCTCGGAGACGCCGTCGATAGCGACGGCGCGAAAGCTCGCGCTCGTGGCGCGGACGCGTTGGCACTGGCTCTGGAACCGCGACCCCGAAACCGTCTTCCTGCGGGTGAGCTGCGTCCCGGAGGTGCCCGGCGACGTGGACCCCGACCACGGCCACGAACAGAGCCGCGGGGTCGGTCGCCGGCTCCTGCACGGGGCGGTCGAGGGCCTCCGGCGGCTGACTTAGACCCAGCGCGGCCGCGCCGGCACGTCGAAGCGGTTCGCCCGAACCAGCCCGAGACCGAAGAGGCCACCGACGGCCGCTGCCCCCCAGTTGCCGAAGTAGACGTTGACCGCGCTCCAGAGCAGGACGAAACTCACCAGATCGTCGAGCGCGAACTCGCAGGTTTCCAACCGATCGAGCAGCGCCACCCGGTCGAGGACGGCATCGAGGACGAGCACCGTCACCGTCGCCGAGAGCACCCACCCCCCGAAGTTCGAGAGCGGAACGCCGTAGACGGCGCCGCCGTCGGGGTAGGCCCAGAACCCCAGCGCGACGGCGCCCGGGTCGAGCACGAGGTCCATGGCGACGACGGTCCCGATCACCGCCGGCAGACGGACCCACGCCGCCCGCGCCCGCGAGCCGAGGAGGAGCAGACAGAGGAGGTAGGCGTTACAGACGAGCGGCAGGAAGAAGACGGGGAGGCCGACGGGGACGCCAGCGACGGTCGGCCCGAGGTCGATGGCGTAGTGGAAGTCGCCGTAGGGCCACCCGGTTCGGAGGCCGACGAACTCGATGGCGTAGGCGTAACCGGCGAGCACGGCGACGCCGGCGGCCGCCGTCCGGTCGATTACCGGCGCGACGCCCACGAGCAGCGGCGAACGCATGACGAGCGTCCCGAGCAGGATCAGGAAGGGGTCGAACGCGAACGGCGGCGGGACGAGTCCCTCCGCGCTCGCGACGAGGAGGACGGCGCCGACGACGGGGAAGACGACGGCGACGGTAAAGCGGTTGTCACGGACGAGCGTGTCGAGGCGGGCCTGCACCGCCGCCCGGTCGCCGCGGCCGGTCGAGGGCGTGGCGGCGGCGTTCGCCCCCACGCCGCCGTCACCGCTGCCGTCGCCGGCGTCAGCCATGCACGACCCTCCAGAGCCCGGCGATAGTGATGAGCGCACCGGCGACGGTGTTGACCGCGGGGAACCACCAGTACGCCCGGTCGGCCGCCACCGACGACCGGGCGACGAGCGCGACGCCGAGGGGATACAGGCCGATCAGGGCGCCCAGCCGAACGTCGAGGAGGCCGAAGGCGACGGCGGCGAGCGCCCAGCAGGCGGCACAGTAGGCGTAGGTCGCCCCCTCCCCGAGTCTCGTCGCCGTCGTCTCGATGCCCGCCCGGCGGTCCGGTTCGATGTCGGGAATCGCGGAGAAGGTGTGCATCGCCATCGTCCACAGCCACCCGCCGACGACGGCCAACAGCGGTGGGTGGCGCCCGGCGACGGCGGCGTAGGCCGCGGCGCCGGGCAGGACGTACAGGCCGTTCGAGAGGGAATCGAGCGGCGGGCGCGTCTTCAGCCGGGCCGGGGGTGCGCTGTAGGCGACGCCGAGCGCGAGGAAGCCGGCGAGCCACGGCCACGCGAGCGGTGGCGTGAGCCCGACGGGGGCGAGGACGAGGCCGCCACAGACGGCGACGGCGACGGGGACGAGCCGGTCGCCGCCGTAGCGCACCTCGCGACCCTCCTTCTTCGGGTTCTCCGCGTCCACGTCGACGTCGAACACGTCGTTGACGCCGTAGAGCAGGACGTTCGCGGGCAGGAGGAAGTACGCGAACAGGGTGAGCGTCGTCGGGGTGAAGAGGTCGGCCGTCGAGGCGGCGGCGTAGACGACGCCGACCGCGACGGGGCCGGCGAGGTAGAGCCAGAACCGCGGACGCGACAGCTTCAGCAGGTACCGCGCCGCCGCCGCCGTCATCGTCGTTCTTTTGCCATCCGCTCGGCCGTCAGGCGGCCGCTGATGAGACACATCGGGACGCCGATGCCGGGCGTGGTGTACGAGCCGGTGAAATAGAGACCGTCGACCTCGGTCGAGGCGTGTGGCGGCCGTAACAGCGACGTCTGCTGGAGGGTGTGCGCGAGGCCGAGCGCCGTTCCCTGCGTGCTGTTGTACCGGTCGGCGAACTCGGAGACGGCGAACATCTCCTCGTAGACGATGCGGTCCCGGAGGTCGACGCCCGTGTGTTCGGCGATATCGTCGAGGAGCAGGTTACGGAACTCCTCGCGGCGCTCCGGACCGTCGTCTAGCCCGGGGGCGATGGGAACGAGGGCGAAGAGGTTGCTGTGGCCCTCGGGAGCGACGGTGTCGTCCGTTTCCGAGGGGACACAGAGGTAGTACGCGGGATCGTCGGGCCACGACGGGTCGTCGCCGAAGATGGTGGCGAAGTGGTCGTCCCAGTCGGTGGGGAGGACGAGCGTGTGGTGAGCCAGCGGGTCGACGTCGCCCTCGACGCCGAGATACACGAGGAAGGCGGAGGGAGCGTAGGTACGCGACTCCCAGTAGTCGGCGTCGTACTGGCGGTCCTCGGGGACGAGGAGGTTCTGTTCGGTGTGGGCGTAGTCGGCGTCGGAGACCACCTCGTCCGGGAAGAACTCGCGGCCGTCCTCGGTACGGACGGCGAAGGCGCCTTCCTGGCCACGGATTTCGGCGACCGGGTGGTCCGTGTGGAACTCGACGCCCAGTTCCTCGGCCATCGCCACCACGCCGTCGACGACGCCGCCCATCCCCTCTTCGGGGTAGTAGACGCCCAAGTTGAAGTCGACGTGGCTCATCAGGTTGTAGAGCGCGGGCGTGTTGTTCGGCGCGCCGCCGAGGAAGACGAGGGAGTACTGGACGATCTGTTGGAGCTTCGGGTGGTCGAAGTAGTCCTCGACGTGGTCCTGCATCGTCCCGAGGAGGGAGAGGCCGTGGGCGTGTCGCACCACGTCGGGGTCGACGAAATCCCGCAGGCGGGCGCGGTCCTCGTAGACGAAATGCTCCATCCCCACGTCGTAGGTGTAGGCGGCCTGCTCCAGATACTCGTCGAGTGCCTCGCCCGCGCCGGGTTCGTAGGACTCGAACGTCTCGCGGTTCTCGGCCAAGTCGGGCAGCAGGTCCACCTCGTCGCCGTCCTTGAAGAAGATGCGGTAGTGGGGGTCGAGGCGTTCGAGGCCGTAGTACTGATCGGGTCGGCGTCCGAAGTCGCCGAAGAAGTCCTCGAACACGTCGGGCATGAGATACCAAGACGGACCCATGTCGAATCGAAAGCCGTCGGCGTAGCGCCGGCTGGCGCGGCCGCCGAGCTGTTCGTTTTTCTCCACTACGGTCACGTCCGCACCGGCGTCGGCGAGATAACAGGCCGTCGAGAGGCCGCCGAATCCGCTGCCGACGACGACGACCGACCGTCCGTCGGCCGCTCCGGTCGGCGGGTTTCCGTTCATATCTCCCCGTAGGAACGTGATCCGTATATACTGCCCGCTGGCGGAGCGACACATTCGCCCGTCCACGACACGGCCGTCACTCGGACAGCCGTCCGTTCACGACCTTCGCCGCGACGAGGATGGGGTCCCAGACGGGGCTGAAAGGCGGCGCGTACGCCAGGTCGAGCCGTTCGAGTTCGGCGACCGTCAGGCCGCCCCCGATGGCCGTCGCGAGCGTGTCGATTCGAACCGCCGCGCGGTCCCGGCCGACGATGGCGCCGCCGAGGGTTCGCCCAGTCGTCCGATCCGCGACGAGCGTGACCGTCGTATCCTCGCTGCCGGGGTAGTACCCCGACCGCGACCCCGCGGTGATCGTCTCGCTGACGGGGTCGAAGCCGGCCGCCGCGGCCGCTTCGGTGTCGACGAGGCCGACTCGCCCGCATTCGAGGTCGAAGGCTTTTACAACGGCCGTCCCGGCCACGCCGCCGACGGGCGTGGGGTCGCCGGCGACGGTCGAGCCGACGGCTCGCCCCGCGCGGTTCGCGGTCAAGCCGAGCGGCACCCACGTCTCCGCGCCCGTCACCGCGTGGCGTGCGGTCGCCACGTCGCCCGCGGCGTAGACGGCCGGCAGGTTCGTCCGGCCGTACTCGTCGGTCCTGATCGCGCCGCTCGGCCCCCGGTCGACGCCCGTCCCGTCGAGGAGGGCCGTGTTGGGCTCGACTCCGACGCCGACGAGCGCCATGTCGACCGGCCGTTCGTCGCCGTCGACGCGTACGGCTTCGACACGCCCGTCGCCGACGACTGCGTCGACTTCGGTGTCGGTGTGGACCGTGACGCCCCGGTCGCGAAGCTCCGATTCGACCCCTTCGCCGACCGCCGTACCGAACGGCACGAGGAGGTGCGCGGAGCGCTGGTAGAGGTGGACGTCGACGCCGCGGGCGGTCAGTGCCTCCGCCATCTCGACGCCGACGTAGCCGCCGCCGACGATGACGGCTCGATCCGGCGGTTCGAGCGCGGCGTTGTGGTCGACGCGGTCGCGGTCGACGGGGCCGTCGCCGAGGCGGTCGGGGTCGTACTCCTCGGGCGCGGCGAGATACGCGTCGATGGCTGCGGCGTCGTCGAGGCCGTGGAGGCTGAAGACGCCGTCGAGGCCGCGGTCGAACGGTCCGGTGACCGCGCTGGCGCCCGTCGCGACGAGCAACTCCGCGTACGGCTGTTCGAACCGCTCGTCGTCGGTGCGGACGGTGACGGTCCGGTCCTCGGCGTCGACCGAGACGACTTCGTGGCCGCGGCGCAGGTCGATGCCGCGCTCTTCGGCCGCGGCCGGCGAGAGCGAGAGGAGATCGGTCAGCCTGTCGACCGACCCCTTCACGAAGTAGGGGGTCCCGCAGTGGGCGTAGGAGATCCACTGCCCCCTCTCGAAGACGATCACCTCGCGGTCGCTCTCGCGTCGACACTTGCTCGCGGCGCTCAGCCCGG from Haloplanus salinus encodes:
- a CDS encoding HVO_2523 family zinc finger protein translates to MSARCPRCETAMHRRHCKYVCPNHGVVFDCSDTFW
- a CDS encoding phytoene/squalene synthase family protein, which gives rise to MVSDDGVARGKEIQRRTGKTFHLATRLLPARVREATYVLYAFFRVADEVVDDAEGVPPAEQRAELERLRAAALGEEPPDDPVLAAFSDLRETYDIPDADVNTFVDAMLTDVTKSRYETFAELRAYMDGSAAAVGRMMTAVMDPDEPERALPHATALGEAFQLSNFLRDVREDIVERDRIYLPQETLDEHGVTEASLREFETTDAFREAMERELRRTEALYRDGVAGIEHLPTDCQFPVLVAAVLYADHHRLIRERGYDVLSETPSIATARKLALVARTRWHWLWNRDPETVFLRVSCVPEVPGDVDPDHGHEQSRGVGRRLLHGAVEGLRRLT
- the cruF gene encoding bisanhydrobacterioruberin hydratase, encoding MADAGDGSGDGGVGANAAATPSTGRGDRAAVQARLDTLVRDNRFTVAVVFPVVGAVLLVASAEGLVPPPFAFDPFLILLGTLVMRSPLLVGVAPVIDRTAAAGVAVLAGYAYAIEFVGLRTGWPYGDFHYAIDLGPTVAGVPVGLPVFFLPLVCNAYLLCLLLLGSRARAAWVRLPAVIGTVVAMDLVLDPGAVALGFWAYPDGGAVYGVPLSNFGGWVLSATVTVLVLDAVLDRVALLDRLETCEFALDDLVSFVLLWSAVNVYFGNWGAAAVGGLFGLGLVRANRFDVPARPRWV
- a CDS encoding prenyltransferase; the protein is MTAAAARYLLKLSRPRFWLYLAGPVAVGVVYAAASTADLFTPTTLTLFAYFLLPANVLLYGVNDVFDVDVDAENPKKEGREVRYGGDRLVPVAVAVCGGLVLAPVGLTPPLAWPWLAGFLALGVAYSAPPARLKTRPPLDSLSNGLYVLPGAAAYAAVAGRHPPLLAVVGGWLWTMAMHTFSAIPDIEPDRRAGIETTATRLGEGATYAYCAACWALAAVAFGLLDVRLGALIGLYPLGVALVARSSVAADRAYWWFPAVNTVAGALITIAGLWRVVHG
- a CDS encoding phytoene desaturase family protein encodes the protein MNGNPPTGAADGRSVVVVGSGFGGLSTACYLADAGADVTVVEKNEQLGGRASRRYADGFRFDMGPSWYLMPDVFEDFFGDFGRRPDQYYGLERLDPHYRIFFKDGDEVDLLPDLAENRETFESYEPGAGEALDEYLEQAAYTYDVGMEHFVYEDRARLRDFVDPDVVRHAHGLSLLGTMQDHVEDYFDHPKLQQIVQYSLVFLGGAPNNTPALYNLMSHVDFNLGVYYPEEGMGGVVDGVVAMAEELGVEFHTDHPVAEIRGQEGAFAVRTEDGREFFPDEVVSDADYAHTEQNLLVPEDRQYDADYWESRTYAPSAFLVYLGVEGDVDPLAHHTLVLPTDWDDHFATIFGDDPSWPDDPAYYLCVPSETDDTVAPEGHSNLFALVPIAPGLDDGPERREEFRNLLLDDIAEHTGVDLRDRIVYEEMFAVSEFADRYNSTQGTALGLAHTLQQTSLLRPPHASTEVDGLYFTGSYTTPGIGVPMCLISGRLTAERMAKERR
- a CDS encoding FAD-dependent oxidoreductase codes for the protein MDPFVVVGGDAAGLSAASKCRRESDREVIVFERGQWISYAHCGTPYFVKGSVDRLTDLLSLSPAAAEERGIDLRRGHEVVSVDAEDRTVTVRTDDERFEQPYAELLVATGASAVTGPFDRGLDGVFSLHGLDDAAAIDAYLAAPEEYDPDRLGDGPVDRDRVDHNAALEPPDRAVIVGGGYVGVEMAEALTARGVDVHLYQRSAHLLVPFGTAVGEGVESELRDRGVTVHTDTEVDAVVGDGRVEAVRVDGDERPVDMALVGVGVEPNTALLDGTGVDRGPSGAIRTDEYGRTNLPAVYAAGDVATARHAVTGAETWVPLGLTANRAGRAVGSTVAGDPTPVGGVAGTAVVKAFDLECGRVGLVDTEAAAAAGFDPVSETITAGSRSGYYPGSEDTTVTLVADRTTGRTLGGAIVGRDRAAVRIDTLATAIGGGLTVAELERLDLAYAPPFSPVWDPILVAAKVVNGRLSE